The Deltaproteobacteria bacterium genome includes a region encoding these proteins:
- a CDS encoding multiheme c-type cytochrome, translating to MYIEKSNREKTYGRVWKKVAIILVGCVYSFTILSSTARGGEDFLSIYWNRPIPPQNHKIKFLPYPQECGQCHKNQYKDWKESFHNKAVSPGLLGQINHEKDPDFARSCYFCHAPMAEQSEVIFPSPLAGDGQGEGIKTPSFDNRLKLSGVSCVVCHLREGKIYGPPAKSPPPYPSPASGEGKREGGQKAHNGFIEKGFFERAEFCAACHQLDEGYELNGKVIVNTYREWEESIYSKNNITCQKCHMPDRQHLFRGIHDKEMVLRGVRIESVRHEKGVRLIITNSGAGHYFPTYATPLVIVKGFMLDKSGKAIPSSVKKAFIGRKVSLDLSKEIFDTRIPPEKSFEFDYTVNKSYNRGKLVFEVRVYPDEFYNRFYKGLLKNKDGSFNRKEIEKALKITEGSDYILFKEVL from the coding sequence ATGTATATAGAAAAAAGTAATAGAGAAAAAACATATGGGCGAGTGTGGAAGAAAGTAGCGATAATTTTGGTTGGCTGTGTTTACAGCTTTACTATCCTCTCCTCCACAGCAAGAGGGGGAGAGGATTTTTTATCAATATATTGGAATAGACCTATCCCGCCCCAAAATCATAAGATTAAATTTTTGCCGTATCCTCAAGAATGCGGCCAATGCCATAAAAATCAGTATAAAGATTGGAAAGAGTCTTTCCACAATAAGGCCGTAAGCCCTGGTCTTCTGGGTCAGATAAACCATGAGAAGGATCCTGATTTTGCGCGGTCCTGTTATTTCTGCCATGCGCCGATGGCAGAACAATCAGAGGTAATATTCCCCTCTCCCCTTGCGGGAGATGGCCAGGGTGAGGGGATTAAAACCCCATCCTTTGATAACAGGCTAAAGCTTTCCGGAGTTTCCTGCGTTGTCTGTCATTTAAGGGAGGGCAAGATATACGGACCGCCTGCCAAATCTCCCCCACCCTATCCATCCCCCGCCAGTGGGGAGGGGAAAAGGGAGGGGGGACAAAAGGCCCATAACGGTTTTATAGAGAAAGGGTTTTTTGAAAGGGCTGAGTTTTGCGCAGCCTGTCATCAACTGGATGAAGGGTATGAATTAAATGGCAAGGTAATTGTAAACACTTACAGGGAATGGGAAGAAAGCATCTACAGTAAAAATAATATAACCTGCCAGAAATGCCACATGCCTGACAGGCAGCATCTTTTCAGGGGCATACATGATAAAGAGATGGTTCTGCGGGGGGTCCGCATTGAATCAGTTCGGCATGAAAAAGGGGTGAGGCTTATAATAACGAACTCCGGTGCGGGGCATTATTTTCCTACCTATGCGACGCCGTTGGTTATTGTGAAAGGATTTATGCTTGATAAAAGCGGCAAGGCTATACCATCTTCGGTGAAGAAGGCATTTATAGGCCGCAAGGTCAGCCTTGACCTGAGCAAGGAAATCTTTGACACCCGTATACCGCCTGAGAAAAGTTTTGAGTTTGACTATACAGTGAACAAATCTTATAATAGGGGCAAACTTGTCTTTGAAGTCAGGGTTTATCCGGATGAATTCTATAACAGATTTTACAAGGGCTTACTGAAAAATAAAGATGGCAGTTTTAACAGGAAGGAAATTGAAAAGGCATTGAAAATAACAGAAGGGTCTGATTATATCTTATTTAAAGAGGTATTGTAA
- a CDS encoding histidine kinase dimerization/phosphoacceptor domain -containing protein produces MDRTRELASANEELKIQIAVRNRAENRLIIQHLISKILADSTSLAVATPRIVRAVCENLGWDMGAIWMIDKLKNVLCCIDYWHLSSIDVPEFEAITRGYKFSHGEGMPGRIWASGKPEWITEVAGDPSFLRAVYAERAGIHSLFGFPIKLGGDILGVIEFLSMETLYPDKDIMDIFDLIGSQIGQFAERKLAEEQVRASLMEKEVLLHEVYHRVKNNMQVISSMLSLQSRYTKDNKASELFLDCRNRIRSMALVHEMLYQSDNLAKINSKYYIKNLLDGIMSSYREYAGNINVDVSLDEISLKPDSAIPLGFIINELVVNSIKHAFPQDRIDKKKEIKIEFRSIAHDMMALIVKDNGVGLSEDIDVAKSESIGLKLVNLLVRQMEGKIQILRKDGTDFRIEFNGRNL; encoded by the coding sequence TTGGATCGTACGAGAGAGCTTGCATCGGCCAATGAGGAGCTAAAGATACAGATAGCTGTGCGCAATAGGGCAGAAAATCGTCTGATTATCCAGCACTTAATAAGCAAGATACTGGCTGATTCTACCTCCCTTGCTGTAGCTACACCAAGGATTGTCAGGGCCGTTTGTGAGAATCTAGGGTGGGATATGGGAGCAATCTGGATGATAGACAAGCTGAAAAATGTGCTTTGCTGTATTGACTACTGGCATCTTTCCTCGATAGATGTCCCGGAATTTGAGGCAATCACAAGAGGGTATAAATTTTCGCATGGCGAGGGGATGCCGGGGCGCATCTGGGCCAGCGGCAAGCCTGAATGGATCACGGAGGTTGCAGGGGATCCATCTTTTCTCCGTGCTGTCTATGCAGAAAGGGCGGGTATTCATTCGCTATTCGGTTTTCCTATTAAACTTGGAGGAGATATCCTGGGTGTCATTGAATTCTTAAGCATGGAGACTCTCTATCCTGATAAGGATATCATGGATATATTTGATTTGATCGGGAGTCAGATTGGACAGTTTGCCGAGAGAAAACTTGCCGAAGAGCAGGTAAGGGCTTCACTAATGGAAAAAGAGGTTCTGCTTCATGAGGTATACCATCGCGTCAAAAACAATATGCAGGTTATATCAAGCATGCTCAGCCTTCAGTCCAGATATACCAAAGACAATAAGGCATCTGAGTTATTTTTAGATTGCAGAAACAGGATAAGATCCATGGCCCTTGTCCACGAGATGCTTTACCAATCCGATAATCTGGCAAAAATCAATTCCAAATATTATATTAAGAACCTGCTGGATGGTATCATGAGTTCTTATAGGGAATATGCAGGGAATATTAATGTTGACGTATCTTTGGACGAAATTTCTCTCAAACCAGACTCTGCCATTCCATTAGGCTTTATAATCAATGAACTTGTTGTAAACAGCATAAAGCATGCCTTCCCACAAGACAGGATAGATAAAAAAAAAGAGATAAAAATAGAATTCCGATCAATTGCTCATGATATGATGGCGCTGATTGTTAAGGACAATGGAGTGGGGTTGTCGGAGGATATTGATGTTGCTAAATCAGAATCAATAGGCCTTAAGCTGGTAAATCTACTGGTAAGGCAGATGGAAGGTAAGATTCAGATCCTCAGGAAGGACGGGACAGACTTTAGGATAGAATTCAATGGTAGAAATTTATAA
- a CDS encoding EAL domain-containing protein, producing the protein MSPKIARLKWIGIGIGILFWFIDSAIDALIFGERTFFEQIIAPDPIDIWMRLLVISTLIIFSFYAQSLIDKRKRAEEEVRKLNEDMELRVIERTAQLETAEGALKVERDKFINVLESMEDGVYIGNQANDIEYINPVIEREFGPINGRKCYEYFYDRDEVCPWCEHQEVFAGKTVRREWYSAKNNKTYDLLETPLRNQDGTISKLEIFRDITEHKYAEAGKSLLQSLTQAISEAESFHSALKIVLQKVCETTGWVFGETWVPSSDASRLECSPVWYSSSEGLKKFRSNSEKFTFLPGVGLPGRVWTSKRPAWVEDVTKDTNFPRAAIAMEAGIRAGAAIPILAGKEIVAVMDFFMLELKKEDERFIKFISSIAAQIGLVMQRKKAERRLAIQYSVVRVLAETATLKEVTPKIIEAICETTGWDMGAIWFIDRKANLLRCVDCWHLPTVDVSEFEAITREVTFVSGVGLPGRVWASGKPEWSIDVTMDANFPRAPYAVRADMHGAFGFPIIFEGGILGIIEFFSREIRHVDEELLDMFAAIGSQIGQFMERKRAEEEIENSLSLLRATLESTADGILVVNNDGKMVGLNQKFVDMWRIPESIVASKDDNQALAHVIDQLKDPEVFLGKVRELYSQPDAKSYDVLEFKDGRFFERYSLPQRTGERNVGRVWSFRDITERKQTEEQIFHLAYFDMLTDLPNRLMLRDDIDRALTAARKELVSFALLAVNLNRFKEINNTIGYQKGDIVLQQVGKRLKTILPETFSIARTGGDEFGVLILNADANIAVLEAEKIAKSLEEPVFVEGFSLDIAVSVGIALFPGHGEDADTLIRRAHVAMHAAKQTESGYAIYAPEYDQFIPEHLALMGELRTAIGKNQLFLVYQPKIDLKTGRTLGVEALVRWQHPTKGVIPPDQFIFLAEHSGLIKQLTFWVLREALRQTISWSQAGLEVSVAVNLSTKNLQNPLLLDQIKGLLSTWGVSPRRLRLEITESLIMADPKLTIEILTQLTLMGICFSIDDFGTGYSSLRYLQSLPVDEIKIDKSFVLNMMTDESSMKIVRSTIELAHSFGFKVVAEGVENKEILNELTALGCDAAQGYFISKPIPHAELAVWLGKQG; encoded by the coding sequence TTGTCCCCAAAAATAGCTCGCCTGAAATGGATCGGCATAGGTATTGGAATCCTATTCTGGTTTATTGATTCTGCGATAGATGCCTTAATATTTGGAGAGCGCACCTTTTTTGAGCAGATAATCGCTCCGGACCCTATAGATATATGGATGCGTCTGTTAGTTATATCTACCCTGATTATATTCAGCTTTTATGCCCAATCATTAATTGACAAGCGAAAGCGGGCTGAGGAGGAAGTTAGAAAACTAAATGAAGACATGGAACTCCGTGTTATAGAGCGCACTGCGCAATTAGAAACTGCCGAAGGGGCGCTGAAGGTGGAACGGGACAAGTTCATCAATGTCCTGGAATCTATGGAGGATGGTGTATATATCGGGAACCAGGCTAATGATATAGAATATATCAACCCCGTTATTGAAAGGGAATTTGGTCCTATTAATGGACGTAAATGTTATGAATATTTCTATGACAGGGATGAGGTTTGTCCATGGTGCGAGCACCAGGAGGTTTTTGCAGGAAAGACCGTTCGGCGGGAATGGTATTCCGCTAAAAACAACAAGACATATGATCTATTAGAGACTCCACTGCGAAATCAAGATGGGACCATCTCCAAGCTTGAGATCTTCCGTGACATCACAGAACATAAGTATGCAGAGGCTGGAAAAAGCCTATTACAATCACTAACACAGGCGATCAGCGAGGCCGAGAGTTTCCACTCTGCGCTTAAAATTGTGCTGCAAAAGGTGTGTGAAACCACAGGCTGGGTTTTTGGCGAGACATGGGTGCCAAGTTCTGATGCTTCACGACTTGAATGTAGTCCGGTATGGTATAGCAGTTCTGAAGGCCTGAAAAAATTTAGAAGCAATAGCGAAAAGTTTACATTCCTCCCGGGAGTTGGGCTTCCTGGCCGTGTATGGACATCAAAAAGACCTGCATGGGTCGAGGATGTTACAAAGGACACAAATTTTCCCCGTGCCGCCATTGCGATGGAGGCAGGTATCAGGGCAGGAGCCGCTATTCCAATTTTGGCAGGGAAAGAAATTGTTGCTGTGATGGATTTTTTTATGTTAGAACTGAAAAAAGAAGATGAAAGGTTTATTAAATTTATCTCGTCGATAGCAGCTCAGATAGGTTTGGTCATGCAGCGGAAGAAGGCGGAGCGCCGCCTCGCTATTCAGTATTCTGTAGTCAGGGTGTTGGCTGAAACGGCTACACTTAAAGAGGTTACACCGAAGATTATAGAGGCAATTTGCGAAACTACCGGGTGGGATATGGGCGCAATATGGTTTATTGACAGAAAGGCTAACCTTTTGCGCTGCGTTGACTGCTGGCATCTTCCGACAGTTGATGTCTCTGAGTTTGAGGCGATCACCCGTGAGGTTACCTTTGTCTCTGGCGTCGGATTGCCTGGCCGTGTCTGGGCCAGCGGTAAACCTGAATGGAGTATCGATGTTACAATGGATGCAAATTTTCCCAGGGCGCCATATGCTGTCAGGGCAGATATGCATGGCGCATTCGGTTTCCCTATCATATTTGAAGGCGGGATATTGGGCATCATTGAATTTTTCAGCCGTGAGATACGCCATGTCGATGAGGAATTGCTTGATATGTTTGCCGCCATCGGCAGCCAGATCGGGCAGTTCATGGAGAGAAAAAGGGCAGAGGAGGAGATCGAAAATTCTCTTTCTCTCCTGCGCGCAACACTCGAATCAACTGCCGACGGCATCCTTGTTGTAAACAATGACGGGAAAATGGTTGGCCTTAATCAGAAGTTTGTAGATATGTGGCGCATCCCTGAATCCATTGTAGCATCCAAGGATGATAATCAGGCGCTGGCACATGTAATTGATCAACTGAAGGACCCGGAGGTATTTCTCGGCAAGGTAAGGGAGTTGTATTCGCAGCCTGATGCAAAGAGTTACGATGTGTTGGAATTTAAGGATGGAAGGTTCTTTGAGCGATACTCGCTGCCGCAGCGAACAGGCGAAAGAAACGTCGGAAGGGTCTGGAGTTTCAGGGATATAACCGAGCGAAAACAGACAGAGGAGCAGATCTTCCATCTGGCCTATTTTGACATGCTAACCGATCTTCCAAACCGTCTTATGCTCCGCGATGACATTGACCGCGCACTAACAGCGGCAAGGAAGGAACTTGTTTCTTTTGCCCTGCTTGCTGTAAATCTCAACCGTTTCAAGGAAATCAACAACACCATCGGCTATCAAAAAGGAGACATCGTGCTGCAGCAGGTAGGTAAGCGCCTGAAGACTATCCTTCCGGAGACATTTTCAATCGCCAGGACAGGGGGGGATGAATTTGGAGTCCTGATTTTAAATGCTGATGCAAATATCGCCGTATTGGAAGCAGAGAAGATCGCAAAAAGCCTTGAGGAGCCGGTATTTGTTGAAGGGTTCTCGCTTGATATTGCTGTAAGTGTTGGTATTGCCCTGTTCCCTGGCCATGGTGAGGACGCCGATACGCTTATCAGGCGGGCGCATGTAGCTATGCATGCCGCGAAACAGACTGAAAGCGGATATGCCATATACGCGCCGGAATACGACCAATTTATCCCGGAGCATCTGGCGCTTATGGGTGAACTCCGAACGGCTATTGGTAAAAATCAGCTCTTTCTGGTATATCAGCCGAAGATAGACCTAAAAACCGGCCGGACGTTAGGTGTAGAGGCTCTTGTCCGGTGGCAGCACCCAACAAAAGGGGTTATACCGCCTGACCAGTTCATCTTCCTTGCAGAGCATTCAGGCTTAATAAAGCAGCTTACCTTCTGGGTTTTAAGAGAGGCGCTTCGCCAGACAATATCTTGGAGTCAGGCAGGACTTGAGGTTTCTGTAGCGGTAAACCTTTCAACAAAGAATCTCCAGAATCCATTACTCCTTGATCAGATAAAGGGGCTCCTCTCCACATGGGGTGTTTCCCCCCGCAGGCTAAGGCTTGAGATCACAGAGAGCTTAATAATGGCCGACCCGAAACTCACGATCGAGATACTGACCCAGTTGACCCTAATGGGGATATGCTTTTCAATCGACGATTTTGGCACCGGATATTCCTCCCTTAGATACCTCCAGAGTTTGCCGGTGGATGAGATTAAGATAGATAAATCATTCGTGTTAAACATGATGACAGATGAAAGCAGCATGAAGATCGTCCGTTCTACCATAGAGCTTGCCCATAGTTTTGGTTTTAAGGTTGTAGCCGAAGGTGTAGAAAACAAAGAGATATTGAATGAGCTCACCGCGCTTGGCTGTGACGCTGCCCAGGGATACTTTATCAGCAAACCGATCCCACATGCAGAGCTTGCGGTCTGGTTGGGTAAACAAGGGTAG
- a CDS encoding aminopeptidase, with protein MTTLTKAIRELYITNLAVKKDERAIVFTDTLLTEEDINEADRKRRDALPDLARKVAETGKELCQSITFLAYPSLKAHGSEPPKEIWAAAFGKKTVEKLEEYGLIGKLISKGQLSQKEAGDIKNIVESNKTDAVNVVIALPNFSTSHTKFRDLLTNICKTRYASMPLFDEEMFYGPMQVDWKALKERTNNLAASMDGAEKALITAPNGTDLAIGIKGRKALADTGNLTSPGAFGNLPAGEVFVAPVEGTTKGIMVIDWAPTFKLSSPVTLKIEKGVVKDISGRDPYAKKLEAKLKENPDFRNIAELGIGTNDMAKRPDNILESEKILGTIHIALGDNSTFGGSVRTSFHQDFVIFNPKVKLLKGKEEKVISFPLCAAAAE; from the coding sequence ATGACTACATTAACCAAAGCCATAAGAGAACTTTATATTACCAATCTCGCTGTAAAGAAAGATGAAAGGGCGATTGTCTTTACTGACACGCTCCTGACCGAAGAAGATATAAACGAGGCTGACAGAAAGCGCAGGGATGCCCTTCCGGATCTGGCCAGAAAGGTGGCTGAGACAGGGAAAGAGCTGTGTCAGAGTATAACATTTCTTGCTTATCCTTCTCTAAAAGCGCATGGTTCGGAGCCGCCGAAAGAGATATGGGCTGCGGCCTTTGGCAAAAAGACTGTAGAGAAATTAGAGGAATATGGACTCATTGGAAAGCTCATAAGCAAAGGGCAGTTAAGTCAGAAAGAGGCAGGGGATATAAAGAATATAGTAGAATCAAATAAGACCGATGCCGTAAATGTAGTCATAGCCCTTCCAAATTTTTCAACAAGCCACACAAAGTTCAGAGACCTCTTAACCAATATCTGTAAAACCCGTTACGCAAGCATGCCCCTGTTTGATGAAGAGATGTTCTATGGCCCGATGCAGGTGGACTGGAAGGCGTTAAAAGAAAGGACAAACAATCTTGCAGCCAGCATGGACGGCGCAGAAAAGGCGCTTATCACTGCGCCTAATGGCACAGACCTTGCAATTGGAATAAAAGGCAGAAAGGCGCTGGCGGATACCGGCAATCTGACCTCGCCAGGCGCATTCGGGAATCTTCCGGCAGGCGAGGTCTTTGTTGCGCCGGTGGAAGGGACAACAAAAGGCATCATGGTGATTGACTGGGCTCCGACATTTAAACTCAGTTCGCCGGTTACTCTGAAAATAGAAAAAGGGGTTGTTAAGGATATAAGCGGCAGAGACCCGTATGCCAAAAAACTTGAGGCAAAGCTTAAGGAAAATCCTGATTTCAGAAACATTGCCGAACTTGGCATAGGGACAAATGACATGGCAAAGAGGCCTGACAATATCCTTGAATCAGAAAAGATACTCGGCACAATCCATATTGCCCTTGGCGACAACTCCACCTTCGGTGGAAGTGTAAGAACGTCCTTTCATCAGGACTTTGTAATATTTAACCCAAAGGTAAAGCTGCTAAAAGGAAAAGAAGAAAAGGTCATTTCCTTCCCGCTTTGCGCGGCTGCGGCAGAATAG
- a CDS encoding EAL domain-containing protein, giving the protein MSKKQILIAEDEAIVSEDLKMMLERLGYTVPAIAVSGEEVVEKALKIKPDLLLMDIVLKGKIDGIEAATQIYEKLNIPIVYVTAYSDEKTLTRAKKTEPYGYIIKPYNERDLRITIEIALQHYKPCIKMLEKKCRVFLEATPDVTIISDKGIIITANRQSEKVFGYKWSELIGKPIEILLPDEYRGVHIGHMETYYANPSVRPMGDWLDLFARRKDGAKIPVSINLGPIETEDGLYVITVIRDITETRRTEAELTLLQSITQDISGANDFCAALEVVLRKVCEKTGWIMGEAWVPMPDGSCLEYSQAWYSRDSGLEEFRKASEKLTFPPGVGLPGSVWSSKQSVWIQDVTVDKNFPRSELAKKARIKGGVAIPVLAHDAVVAVMSFFVYEEKKEDKRFVGLISAVASQLGIFIQQKQSEERINYLAYHDILTGLPNRLMLHDKIEEAISGARKEGRSIALFIIDLDHFKDINDTLGHQHGDTLLVSIADRLKNIFADTGTVSRLGGDDFTVILPGADVETVSRFVDKITKSLDEPFLIGDIPINTTACIGVSFFPGHGEDTHTLLRRADIALHEARKQGSNWAIYSPEYEKFSSGHLALIGVLRHAIDSNQMFLLYQPKIDLKTSKVIGVEALVRWQHPTNGVIPPDQFIFLAEHSGLIKQLTSWVIGEALCQARGWQSAGRDISVAANLSVRSLYAPMFLDQTKGLLATWGVDPGRLRLEITESVIMSDPELAMEIITQLTIMGVRFSIDDFGIGYSSLKYLQRLPVDEIKIDKSFVMKMLSDENSLKIVHSTIELAHSLGLKVVAEGVESQETMDRLASLGCDAAQGYFISRPITNEELVCWMDKQ; this is encoded by the coding sequence ATGAGTAAGAAACAGATATTGATTGCTGAAGATGAAGCCATTGTCTCTGAGGATCTTAAAATGATGCTGGAGCGCCTTGGATATACCGTTCCTGCCATAGCAGTATCAGGAGAGGAGGTTGTCGAGAAGGCGCTAAAAATCAAACCCGATCTTTTGCTCATGGACATTGTACTCAAGGGTAAGATTGATGGGATAGAGGCGGCCACTCAGATATATGAAAAACTGAATATCCCCATCGTTTATGTCACTGCCTATTCAGATGAAAAAACCCTGACCCGTGCCAAGAAGACAGAGCCTTACGGATATATAATAAAACCCTATAATGAGAGAGACCTTCGCATCACCATTGAAATTGCCCTTCAGCACTATAAACCCTGCATTAAGATGCTTGAAAAAAAATGCCGTGTTTTTCTTGAGGCCACACCGGATGTAACAATAATATCCGATAAAGGTATAATTATCACTGCCAACAGGCAGTCCGAGAAGGTCTTTGGATATAAATGGTCGGAACTGATCGGCAAGCCTATTGAAATCTTGTTGCCCGATGAGTATAGGGGGGTACACATAGGGCACATGGAGACCTATTATGCGAACCCGTCTGTGCGTCCAATGGGTGACTGGCTGGATCTTTTTGCACGGCGAAAAGATGGCGCCAAGATTCCAGTATCAATAAATTTAGGTCCTATTGAGACAGAGGATGGCCTCTATGTGATAACCGTTATCCGTGATATTACTGAAACCAGGAGGACAGAGGCGGAGCTTACCCTTTTGCAGTCTATTACACAAGATATAAGCGGGGCGAACGATTTTTGCGCTGCACTTGAGGTTGTGCTGCGCAAGGTATGTGAGAAAACAGGCTGGATTATGGGAGAGGCATGGGTCCCAATGCCCGACGGCTCCTGCCTTGAATACAGCCAAGCATGGTACAGCAGGGATAGCGGCCTCGAGGAATTTAGAAAGGCCAGCGAAAAACTTACATTCCCCCCCGGGGTTGGGCTGCCGGGAAGCGTATGGTCGTCCAAACAGTCGGTATGGATTCAGGATGTAACTGTTGATAAAAATTTTCCCCGCTCCGAACTTGCAAAGAAGGCGCGTATCAAGGGCGGGGTAGCAATCCCTGTCCTGGCGCATGATGCTGTAGTTGCTGTAATGAGTTTCTTTGTTTATGAAGAAAAAAAAGAAGATAAACGATTTGTAGGACTCATCTCTGCAGTAGCGTCCCAGCTTGGTATCTTTATTCAGCAAAAACAGTCGGAGGAACGGATCAACTATCTTGCCTATCACGATATCTTAACCGGCCTCCCAAACCGCCTAATGCTCCATGACAAAATAGAAGAGGCCATCTCCGGCGCAAGGAAGGAGGGCAGGTCTATTGCCCTGTTCATCATAGATTTAGATCACTTCAAGGATATAAACGACACACTAGGCCACCAGCATGGAGACACTTTACTGGTGAGTATAGCCGATCGCCTAAAGAATATATTTGCTGATACCGGCACAGTTTCCCGCCTGGGCGGGGATGATTTTACGGTTATCCTGCCGGGGGCAGACGTTGAGACTGTATCCCGATTCGTGGATAAGATCACAAAAAGCCTTGATGAGCCATTCCTGATCGGGGACATACCAATTAACACTACTGCCTGCATCGGCGTATCTTTTTTTCCGGGCCACGGCGAGGATACCCACACCCTGCTAAGGAGGGCGGATATAGCCTTGCATGAGGCCAGGAAGCAAGGGAGCAACTGGGCCATCTACTCCCCTGAATATGAGAAATTTTCATCCGGGCATCTGGCCTTAATAGGCGTGCTTAGACATGCTATAGACTCAAATCAGATGTTCCTTCTCTATCAGCCTAAGATAGACCTGAAGACCAGCAAGGTAATAGGCGTCGAGGCGCTTGTAAGATGGCAGCACCCAACAAATGGGGTTATACCGCCTGACCAGTTCATCTTCCTTGCAGAGCATTCAGGTTTAATAAAACAGCTTACCTCCTGGGTAATAGGAGAGGCGCTCTGCCAGGCACGAGGCTGGCAATCGGCCGGACGTGATATCTCTGTGGCAGCAAACCTCTCAGTAAGGAGCCTCTATGCCCCAATGTTCCTTGACCAGACAAAGGGACTCCTTGCCACATGGGGTGTTGATCCAGGCAGGTTAAGGCTTGAGATCACAGAGAGTGTTATCATGTCCGACCCTGAACTTGCCATGGAGATCATCACCCAGTTGACCATCATGGGGGTACGCTTTTCAATCGACGACTTCGGGATAGGATACTCATCGCTTAAATACCTTCAGAGACTGCCTGTTGATGAGATCAAGATAGACAAGTCCTTTGTCATGAAAATGCTTTCAGATGAGAATAGCCTGAAGATCGTACATTCCACAATAGAACTTGCCCATAGCCTTGGGCTAAAGGTTGTAGCAGAGGGTGTGGAGAGCCAGGAAACAATGGATAGGCTTGCTTCGCTCGGCTGTGACGCTGCCCAGGGATATTTTATAAGCAGGCCCATCACCAACGAAGAACTGGTATGTTGGATGGATAAGCAGTAG
- the thiE gene encoding thiamine phosphate synthase, giving the protein MEMLKNKIQLPNIYPIIDISLISSDKIGETAHAVIDGGAKILQLRAKKLSSREFLETARIIRKITKDKGAVFIVNDRIDIALLTDADGVHLGQDDLPVKEARRLLGNNKIIGYSTHNIREARAAKKLPVDYISFGPIFATKTKEDAQTPKGLKGLDEIMKAVKIPIVAIGGITETNMAHVLKQGVESVAMISEILTAKDISQKINRLIFTAKEIKRP; this is encoded by the coding sequence ATGGAGATGTTGAAAAATAAAATACAACTTCCAAATATCTATCCCATTATAGATATTTCGCTGATTTCCTCCGACAAAATAGGAGAAACTGCCCATGCTGTCATTGACGGCGGCGCAAAAATACTCCAGTTAAGGGCAAAGAAACTTTCATCCAGAGAATTCCTTGAAACAGCCCGCATTATCAGAAAGATAACCAAAGACAAAGGGGCGGTCTTTATTGTTAACGACAGGATAGACATAGCATTGCTGACTGATGCTGACGGCGTGCATCTGGGACAGGATGATTTGCCTGTGAAAGAGGCAAGAAGGCTTTTGGGAAATAATAAGATAATAGGCTATTCCACCCACAATATAAGAGAGGCGCGTGCAGCTAAAAAACTGCCGGTTGACTACATCTCATTCGGCCCGATCTTTGCTACTAAAACAAAAGAGGACGCTCAAACACCAAAAGGTCTCAAAGGGCTTGATGAGATAATGAAGGCTGTCAAGATTCCAATAGTTGCCATCGGAGGGATTACAGAAACAAATATGGCTCATGTTCTTAAGCAAGGAGTTGAAAGCGTGGCAATGATTTCGGAGATACTAACCGCAAAGGATATTTCCCAAAAAATAAATAGACTTATATTCACTGCTAAAGAGATCAAACGCCCCTAA
- a CDS encoding rhodanese-like domain-containing protein: MQRFYTGVIAIIFIIVMPFITAADDSVPRITKEALKAKIEKGEDIIILDVRTGMSYNDSSIKIKGALRIPPNEIEARYKELPMDKEIITYCS; the protein is encoded by the coding sequence ATGCAAAGATTTTACACCGGTGTAATCGCCATTATCTTCATTATTGTGATGCCTTTTATTACTGCGGCAGATGACAGCGTGCCGAGGATCACTAAGGAAGCGTTAAAGGCAAAGATTGAAAAAGGTGAGGATATTATCATATTAGATGTCAGGACAGGCATGTCATACAACGACAGCAGCATTAAGATTAAAGGAGCCTTGAGGATTCCTCCCAATGAAATTGAGGCGAGATATAAAGAACTGCCGATGGACAAAGAGATTATCACCTACTGCAGCTGA